The Microcaecilia unicolor chromosome 6, aMicUni1.1, whole genome shotgun sequence genome includes a window with the following:
- the SLC16A6 gene encoding monocarboxylate transporter 7 has product MTVMKSGNGCTSANVYPKIPDGGWGWIVAFAFFILEVFSYGVIKSFGTFFNELKVYFDESNSRISWIVSICVFVWTFTAPLSTILSNRFGHRPVVMVGGLLVSTGMITASFARNIIEMYITIGVVSGLGYCLSFLPTVTILSQYFDKKRSLVTAVASTGECFAVFGFAPAITYLIEQIGWRYSLLIIGALQLNIVVCGALLRPIIIQAPEEVGEPPRQDNQAITYMLENEQTRISIDSVDSGVEVTNSPKTVPQLENSQRENEAAQENVQMLTGASCPSKKKMPLLDFSVLKDASFICYALFGLFATLGFFAPSLFIIPLSESLGIDKDRSAYMLSAMAISEVFGRIGAGLVLTREPIRKIYIELIAVILVCISLFAFPFASEFWGLIVCSAFFGCMLGSVAGTHIPLLAEDDVVGIEKMSSAVGVYVFIQSISGLAGPPLGGFLVDYTQSFGSAFYSCAVGLAISAIFLSLVRPCKLGLCQRKEQHSENQTEENEEVVQIPDEFLEMDLRKNDAPENTNESTT; this is encoded by the exons ATGACAGTCATGAAAAGTGGGAACGGCTGCACCAGTGCAAATGTTTATCCAAAAATCCCTGATGGAGGATGGGGCTGGATTGTGGCTTTTGCTTTCTTCATTTTGGAAGTGTTTAGTTATGGAGTCATCAAATCATTCGGAACTTTTTTCAACGAACTTAAGGTCTACTTTGATGAAAGCAACAGCAGGATATCCTGGATAGTTTctatctgtgtgtttgtgtggacaTTTACAG CTCCCTTGTCCACAATATTGAGTAATCGTTTTGGCCATCGTCCAGTAGTCATGGTTGGAGGCCTTCTTGTCAGTACTGGAATGATCACTGCTTCGTTTGCTCGAAATATTATTGAAATGTACATCACAATTGGCGTAGTCTCTg GTCTGGGATATTGTCTTAGCTTTCTTCCAACTGTCACCATTTTGTCACAATATTTTGACAAAAAACGTTCACTGGTCACTGCCGTTGCATCTACTGGAGAATGTTTTGCCGTCTTTGGTTTTGCCCCAG cTATCACCTATCTTATAGAACAGATTGGATGGAGGTACAGCCTCTTGATCATTGGAGCATTACAGCTAAACATTGTTGTTTGTGGAGCACTGCTCCGACCAATTATAATCCAAGCACCAGAAGAAGTCGGAGAGCCCCCAAGACAAGATAACCAGGCGATAACGTACATGCTTGAAAATGAGCAAACTCGCATATCGATAGACTCTGTTGATTCTGGAGTAGAAGTAACCAATTCTCCCAAAACAGTTCCACAACTCGAAAATTCTCAGAGAGAAAATGAAGCGGCCCAAGAAAATGTACAGATGCTCACAGGGGCTAGCTGCCCTTCTAAAAAGAAAATGCCACTGCTGGACTTTTCTGTGCTGAAAGATGCTAGTTTTATATGTTATGCGCTTTTCGGTCTGTTTGCCACTCTGGGATTCTTTGCACCTTCGCTGTTCATCATTCCTCTCAGTGAAAGTCTCGGCATTGATAAGGATCGCTCTGCCTATATGCTTTCCGCCATGGCTATTTCTGAAGTTTTTGGAAGAATCGGTGCTGGTTTGGTCCTCACCCGAGAGCCTATCCGCAAGATTTACATTGAGCTTATCGCTGTCATTTTGGTGTGCATCTCTCTATTTGCCTTCCCTTTTGCTTCTGAATTTTGGGGACTGATAGTGTGCAGTGCATTTTTTGGGTGCATGCTTGGATCAGTGGCAGGCACACACATTCCACTATTAGCTGAAGATGATGTTGTGGGTATTGAGAAGATGTCCTCTGCAGTTGGAGTGTATGTCTTTATTCAGAGCATCTCTGGGTTGGCTGGACCACCACTTGGAG GTTTTTTAGTGGACTACACACAGAGCTTTGGATCTGCATTCTACTCCTGTGCTGTCGGATTGGCAATAAGTGCCATATTTCTATCCTTAGTACGACCATGCAAACTGGGTCTATGTCAAAGAAAGGAGCAGCACTCGGAGAATCAAACTGAAGAAAATGAGGAAGTTGTACAAATACCAGACGAGTTTCTTGAAATGGATTTAAGAAAGAATGATGCTCCAGAAAACACCAACGAAAGCACGACCTAA